GCCCATTGGCCCAGCCAATCATGTTACGTAAGATTCGGCTAAATATCATCCTGTTGGCCGAGTCAATCTCCCTTCCGTTCGATTCCCCAGCAAGCGAGCGAGCGAGgacattcttcttcgcctttgcCCAACCTCTTTTTCCCATTATATGTTCGCCCGAACTCTCAGACTTGCTCCAACTCTTCTTAAAACTCCCTTCGCCCGTACTCTTACTGCTACTTCCAGGATGTCTGCTCCTTACCAGGTTATCGCTACTGACAGTGAGTGTCCTGTGTCCCTGCTTGCTTGCTCGCGGTTGGGCGATTATTTAGGCGTCCAGGTCCTGTTTATGTAAATGAGCTGACGGGAAGTTATAGAGGCCCCAGCTGCCATCGGTCCTTACGTCCAGGCCGTCACTTACAACGGTGTAAGTCGATACATATGGCATAGCGGCTCCAGCGGGACCTCGGGAAGGGGCTGATAAGGACTGCGTTGCAATTAGCTCATCTACTCTTCTGGTGCGATCCCCCTTGACCCCCAGTCTATGGAGGTTGTCCCCGGTGGTATCGAGGCTCAGGCTGTAAGTCTACGACACTCATATCATCCAACCGTAACTTATTCGCATTCCTTGCGCACGCTACCCAGACCCAAGTTTTCAAGAACATCTCTGGTCTCCTCACCGCCTCTGGCATCACCCCCGCCCAGGTCCTCAAGACCACCTGTTTCCTCAAGGACATGAACGATTTCGTCGCGTTCAACAAGATTTACGC
This window of the Cryptococcus neoformans var. neoformans B-3501A chromosome 2, whole genome shotgun sequence genome carries:
- a CDS encoding hypothetical protein (Match to ESTs gb|CF189788.1|CF189788, gb|CF186417.1|CF186417, gb|CF186226.1|CF186226; HMMPfam hit to Ribonuc_L-PSP, Endoribonuclease L-PSP, score: 204.4, E(): 2.1e-58) → MFARTLRLAPTLLKTPFARTLTATSRMSAPYQVIATDKAPAAIGPYVQAVTYNGLIYSSGAIPLDPQSMEVVPGGIEAQATQVFKNISGLLTASGITPAQVLKTTCFLKDMNDFVAFNKIYAEFFGETKPARSCVEVARLPKDVLVEIEFIAVSKQ